A single genomic interval of Cucumis sativus cultivar 9930 chromosome 7, Cucumber_9930_V3, whole genome shotgun sequence harbors:
- the LOC101214800 gene encoding histidine-containing phosphotransfer protein 4 produces the protein MEKTQLRRQLANIRQSLFDQGFLDEQFVQLEELQDDANPNFVEEIVTLYYRDSSRLILSIEQALQKSPLDFNKLDALMHQFKGSSSSIGAKKVKAECTQLREYCKAGSGEGCMRTFQQLKKEYTSLRKKLEAYFQLARQAGPMESACRPK, from the exons ATGGAGAAAACACAGTTGCGTAGGCAGCTTGCTAACATTAGGCAGTCCCTTTTTGATCAG GGATTTCTTGACGAACAGTTTGTGCAGTTAGAGGAACTGCAAGATGATGCTAACCCAAACTTTGTGGAGGAAATTGTTACATTGTACTACAGAGACTCATCCAGACTGATTCTTAGCATAGAGCAAGCACT ACAGAAGAGCCCTCTGGACTTCAATAAGTTGGATGCCCTTATGCACCAATTTAAAGGAAGTAGCTCAAG TATTGGAGCCAAAAAGGTGAAAGCTGAGTGCACACAATTGAGGGAATATTGCAAGGCAGGAAGTGGAGAAGG ATGCATGAGAACATTCCAACAACTGAAGAAAGAATATACAAGTCTGAGAAAGAAGCTTGAAGCCTATTTTCAG CTCGCAAGACAGGCTGGGCCCATGGAATCTGCATGTCGGCCCAAGTAA